A genomic segment from Pseudalkalibacillus hwajinpoensis encodes:
- a CDS encoding ParA family protein, translating to MAKVITFGVQKGGVGKTLTSGITAFLLAQRGYKVLAVDMDSQGNLTQFISGSDDLYDFQEQTVLEAIKEGDARPYIKAMDDHLHLLPADDFLATIAQYLFREYSGNPSLALDSALSSVKDFYDYIIIDTPPALSEQTINALGASTHVVIMFETSKFCYSAIPRFLDTIEAAKSKINPDLQIAGILRTLADAKRTDSKAMIELIEEEYSELVFDTVIHRRATTGRLPVYGLWENKEANQAFSYHKKFLRELIGRVGKPEKV from the coding sequence ATGGCTAAGGTGATTACTTTCGGTGTTCAAAAAGGCGGTGTCGGTAAAACTCTAACCTCGGGTATTACAGCTTTTTTATTAGCTCAAAGAGGTTATAAAGTTCTCGCTGTAGATATGGATTCTCAGGGAAACCTTACTCAATTCATCAGTGGTAGTGATGATTTGTATGACTTTCAAGAACAAACGGTGTTAGAAGCTATTAAAGAAGGAGATGCTCGCCCTTACATAAAGGCAATGGATGATCATCTCCATCTCCTTCCTGCAGATGACTTTCTCGCAACCATTGCGCAGTATCTGTTCCGGGAATATAGCGGAAACCCTTCTTTAGCTTTGGATAGCGCTCTTAGTTCAGTGAAGGACTTCTATGATTATATTATTATAGATACCCCCCCTGCTCTATCAGAACAAACAATTAATGCCTTAGGAGCATCAACGCATGTTGTGATTATGTTTGAAACGAGTAAATTTTGCTATTCGGCTATTCCTCGTTTCTTAGATACTATTGAAGCAGCTAAATCTAAAATAAACCCTGATCTTCAAATAGCAGGCATTTTGCGAACATTAGCTGATGCAAAAAGGACGGACTCAAAGGCAATGATCGAACTAATCGAAGAGGAATATTCAGAACTAGTTTTTGATACAGTTATCCATCGAAGGGCCACTACTGGCCGTTTACCAGTATATGGACTATGGGAAAATAAAGAAGCAAATCAAGCATTTAGCTATCACAAAAAATTCTTAAGGGAGTTGATTGGTCGTGTCGGAAAACCAGAAAAAGTCTAA
- a CDS encoding amino acid permease — MSKKSSSIETISKEASDRGGLKWWQLALIGVGCTIGTGYFLGSTIGIKITGSSIVLSFILAAIGTYIVFDILAKMTAEDPQEGSFCYYAGKAYGQWASFSCGWNYWFSNILIMGSQLIALAILSRFWFPHIPLWIFATAYAILSVLIVFTGTKGFDKIENVLAIIKFAAIVMFIILAVSALFGWIKGGGKPIKLPLKGNELFTEGFKGFWASLIYAFYAYGGIEVIGIMALQLNKKEDAPKAGKIMLTSLTIVYVLSLGLAVSMVALESFQVNESPFVTALAKYDLAFFPHVFNGAIIIAGFSTMTAALYGVTNLLKALAEDGDAPSLFAKKSDKFKNLPIASLGLATMGLVASIVTALLLPEKTYEYITTAAGILLLYNWFFIITSSFRILTYTIWNKMFSYLGLLLILAAISGTIIGNELRPGFFVSFIFVAIISLVCLRMRSVWKKNKKSIKYY; from the coding sequence ATGAGTAAAAAGAGTAGTTCAATTGAAACGATCTCTAAGGAAGCAAGTGATAGGGGGGGATTGAAATGGTGGCAGTTAGCGCTAATTGGTGTCGGGTGTACGATTGGAACTGGTTATTTTCTAGGATCGACAATTGGAATCAAAATTACGGGTTCTTCCATTGTTCTATCGTTCATTCTAGCAGCAATTGGTACCTATATCGTATTTGATATTTTAGCAAAAATGACAGCAGAAGATCCACAGGAAGGGTCTTTTTGTTATTATGCTGGCAAGGCTTATGGACAATGGGCTAGCTTTAGTTGTGGGTGGAATTATTGGTTTTCAAATATTTTGATCATGGGTAGTCAATTGATTGCACTCGCCATCCTCTCCCGTTTTTGGTTCCCTCATATCCCCTTGTGGATTTTTGCAACTGCTTATGCGATTCTTTCTGTTTTGATCGTTTTCACAGGCACAAAGGGCTTCGATAAAATTGAGAATGTTCTTGCCATCATTAAATTCGCTGCAATTGTGATGTTTATTATTCTTGCAGTTTCTGCTTTATTTGGTTGGATAAAGGGTGGAGGAAAGCCAATTAAATTGCCATTAAAGGGAAATGAACTATTTACTGAGGGATTTAAAGGTTTTTGGGCTTCTCTTATTTATGCTTTCTATGCCTATGGGGGAATTGAAGTGATCGGCATTATGGCGTTGCAATTGAATAAGAAGGAAGATGCTCCTAAGGCAGGGAAAATCATGTTAACCAGTTTAACAATCGTTTATGTTTTATCTCTTGGACTTGCGGTCTCAATGGTGGCACTAGAATCATTTCAAGTGAATGAAAGTCCATTTGTAACAGCCTTAGCAAAATATGATCTTGCATTTTTTCCACACGTTTTCAATGGGGCAATTATTATAGCAGGGTTTTCAACAATGACCGCAGCCTTATATGGAGTAACTAACTTGCTTAAAGCCCTGGCTGAAGATGGTGATGCTCCCTCATTATTTGCTAAGAAGAGCGACAAATTCAAGAACTTACCAATTGCTTCTTTGGGACTCGCTACAATGGGTTTGGTGGCATCAATTGTGACAGCCCTGCTACTTCCAGAAAAGACCTATGAGTACATCACAACCGCAGCAGGAATTCTACTTTTGTACAATTGGTTTTTTATCATTACATCTTCTTTTCGTATTTTAACATATACGATATGGAATAAAATGTTTTCTTATTTAGGGCTTTTGTTAATCCTTGCTGCAATAAGTGGTACTATCATTGGAAATGAACTTCGTCCAGGTTTCTTTGTTAGCTTTATCTTTGTTGCTATTATTTCTCTTGTATGTCTAAGGATGAGGAGTGTATGGAAAAAGAACAAGAAGTCGATCAAATATTATTAA
- a CDS encoding ParM/StbA family protein, with the protein MNILRIAAIDVGNDALKGYFGSLNKELYIPNVIAEEGEERQEYELEKETLNGLHIEVTSSSLKEGKGIYAVGKLATTYQFNDELTSDSDKATSDQTLIMLLTSLAVDAVETYEEKDGIIQATYFLSTGIPLDETKQKYRKVFRDKLKQSTHEVRFLQTPNHSGKKVILKFEEVLVNIEGFAAFVDLTTYDNGQTRNQSMLEKKILINDIGGISTDAAVINPNGEIDNISSIGIDEGISVYLDEIAESVYDKYKYKFQSRPLVVDVITGRKAERKNHIKVKGKPVSIQKLVDEVLTKAAKVQYRHVEHIWRKTPDLDEAYLIGGGSLLLKSYLERINEQKQEYPITFIGDLSSEDAIWTIARAYYKLSMIYAQQKGIELEVAKASE; encoded by the coding sequence GTGAATATTTTGAGGATTGCAGCTATTGACGTAGGTAATGATGCTTTAAAAGGGTATTTTGGAAGTTTAAATAAAGAGCTTTACATACCGAATGTTATTGCAGAAGAGGGCGAAGAGAGGCAAGAGTATGAACTTGAAAAAGAGACACTAAACGGGTTGCACATAGAAGTTACATCTTCCAGTCTTAAAGAAGGTAAAGGAATCTATGCAGTTGGAAAACTCGCCACAACATATCAATTCAATGATGAGTTAACGTCGGATTCGGACAAAGCGACGAGTGATCAGACACTCATTATGCTATTAACATCACTTGCAGTTGATGCAGTCGAAACATATGAAGAAAAAGATGGAATCATTCAAGCAACATACTTTTTATCTACAGGAATTCCATTAGATGAAACAAAGCAAAAATATCGAAAAGTATTCCGTGACAAACTAAAGCAATCAACACACGAAGTTCGTTTTCTTCAAACGCCTAATCATTCAGGAAAAAAAGTGATCCTTAAATTCGAAGAAGTACTGGTTAACATTGAAGGGTTTGCTGCATTTGTTGATCTAACCACCTATGATAATGGACAAACGAGAAACCAAAGCATGTTGGAAAAGAAAATATTAATTAATGATATCGGAGGAATATCGACAGATGCAGCTGTCATCAATCCAAACGGGGAAATTGATAACATTTCAAGTATTGGCATTGATGAAGGGATTTCTGTTTACTTGGATGAAATTGCTGAGAGTGTTTACGATAAATATAAATATAAATTCCAGAGTCGTCCACTAGTAGTCGATGTGATAACAGGTAGAAAAGCAGAGCGTAAAAATCATATAAAAGTCAAAGGAAAACCCGTATCTATACAAAAATTGGTGGATGAAGTACTTACAAAAGCAGCAAAAGTTCAATATCGTCATGTTGAGCATATTTGGAGAAAGACACCAGACCTTGATGAAGCTTATTTAATTGGAGGAGGCTCATTACTCTTGAAGTCATACCTTGAGAGAATTAATGAGCAAAAACAGGAGTACCCAATAACTTTTATAGGTGATTTATCTTCTGAAGATGCCATTTGGACAATCGCTAGGGCATACTACAAACTATCTATGATTTATGCACAGCAAAAAGGGATTGAACTAGAAGTCGCAAAAGCGAGTGAGTGA
- a CDS encoding replication initiation protein has translation MKNQLDIKQSELQSIDIKNWVTKSNELIESTYKLSLQEQRILLVMASKVQPSDETLKTYSFRARDFIEIIGNKKGTGFYSYLKEIVKGLQTKVLTIKKNGQERDYSWVITSIYEKNEGYITLQFHPDLKDLFLELKEKFTTYQLENVVRLNSVYSIRIYELLKQYERLKKRQLTMLELRSLLGIEPTKYKQYGHFKNKVLLVAQTEINQKTDINFELNEIKTGRKVTSIEFKINGNSNKEVKVITEPKLEKTLESEEPNLFTMTQNEDVLEIQEIGLTLGLKLSEKLIKEWLKYPKENIIDLMNMIKYKDDIKNPIGYISTVLPKQAQEKKEITDPIQKAIRDLIKKYIPSQKVSRLDSLPDFIIKESAMKEFIKLMDVDQAENVWRENREQITSEINEQRRKMQFS, from the coding sequence ATGAAGAATCAACTTGATATCAAACAAAGCGAACTTCAAAGCATAGACATAAAAAACTGGGTAACAAAGTCAAATGAATTAATTGAAAGTACATATAAACTATCTTTGCAAGAACAAAGAATTCTTCTAGTGATGGCTTCAAAAGTTCAACCTAGTGACGAAACGTTAAAAACGTATAGTTTTAGGGCTAGGGATTTTATTGAAATCATAGGAAATAAAAAAGGAACTGGATTTTACTCTTACTTAAAAGAAATTGTGAAAGGGCTTCAAACTAAAGTGCTCACAATAAAAAAAAATGGGCAAGAGCGTGATTATAGCTGGGTCATTACTTCTATTTATGAAAAAAATGAAGGTTACATAACTCTACAATTCCATCCAGATCTGAAGGATCTTTTTTTAGAACTTAAAGAAAAGTTTACTACCTATCAACTTGAGAATGTAGTGAGGTTAAATTCTGTTTATTCGATCAGAATTTATGAGCTTTTAAAGCAATATGAAAGGTTAAAAAAGCGACAGCTAACAATGTTAGAATTGAGGAGCTTACTTGGTATCGAGCCAACAAAATACAAACAATATGGCCACTTTAAAAATAAGGTGCTTCTTGTCGCGCAGACGGAAATTAATCAAAAAACTGATATTAATTTTGAGCTTAATGAAATCAAAACGGGTCGAAAGGTAACTAGCATTGAATTTAAAATCAACGGCAATTCAAATAAAGAGGTTAAAGTCATAACCGAGCCTAAGCTTGAAAAGACATTAGAGAGTGAAGAACCGAATCTTTTTACTATGACTCAAAATGAAGATGTGTTAGAAATTCAAGAGATTGGTTTAACCCTTGGGCTAAAATTGTCTGAAAAACTAATAAAAGAATGGCTTAAATACCCTAAGGAAAATATTATTGATTTAATGAATATGATCAAGTACAAAGATGATATTAAAAATCCAATTGGATATATTTCTACTGTACTACCGAAACAAGCCCAAGAGAAAAAAGAAATAACAGACCCAATTCAAAAAGCGATCCGTGATCTAATTAAGAAATATATTCCTAGTCAAAAAGTTTCACGATTAGATTCACTACCGGATTTTATAATAAAAGAGTCAGCTATGAAAGAGTTTATAAAATTGATGGATGTAGATCAAGCTGAAAATGTGTGGAGAGAAAATAGAGAACAAATAACATCGGAAATAAATGAACAAAGAAGGAAAATGCAATTCAGCTAA
- a CDS encoding sensor histidine kinase, giving the protein MHNKLTSQFILQHIFFLILCTILISVFFFYLYQTLSQQEYNSDFTRATNDYIEGNVNTKNNSVEFSEDIKENINQNHGWLQVIDVQNGDVVNSLKTPDEVQNYYSMHDLININTKDFDSPYKFKSWMINEELMALYGYPSISEQLINTVRNAETLSSSSFQNTLQEDKAWYIVYDQTGDIVDSFNQPQKLTNEEIISEATPVSNKHYDIATTSISDNTVVLGAPREGAYTANSLDNELGVSVLINLSIFLLCVLICLVLLSYYHARRWGIPILHMLEWIENLANNQLKKPSGLKKGRKMRFPRVFSAIHESLGILTNKLQENKRHNEKLIKMREDWIAGLSHDLKTPLSSMVGYAVLLRSLDYEWSAPEIQNIGNSLHDKGKYIQSLIDDLSLTYRLKYESLPLQKEKIEVSPLLKEIIIEFFNHPEFSEYNVEFRDETENPIYFEMDTKWFKRIIGNLLGNAIKHNNAHTKITVRLYCEESRFCIRVEDNGEGMDKETLENLFTKYYRGISTTANQEGSGLGLAITKQLVEAHNGKIEVFSEKEQGTKVRLIFNLSKT; this is encoded by the coding sequence ATGCACAATAAACTAACCTCACAATTTATTTTGCAACATATTTTTTTCTTAATTTTATGTACAATCCTCATCAGTGTTTTCTTTTTCTACCTATATCAAACCTTAAGTCAACAAGAATACAATTCAGATTTTACCCGGGCAACAAACGATTACATAGAAGGAAATGTAAACACAAAAAATAACAGTGTGGAGTTTAGTGAGGATATAAAAGAAAACATTAACCAAAATCACGGATGGCTTCAAGTTATTGATGTCCAAAATGGGGACGTTGTTAACTCTTTAAAAACGCCCGATGAGGTGCAAAACTACTACTCTATGCATGATTTAATTAATATAAATACAAAAGATTTTGACTCCCCTTACAAGTTTAAGTCTTGGATGATAAATGAGGAGCTTATGGCTTTATACGGCTATCCCTCAATCAGCGAGCAGCTTATAAACACCGTAAGAAATGCTGAAACCTTAAGTTCTTCTTCCTTCCAGAATACCCTTCAAGAGGACAAGGCTTGGTATATAGTCTACGATCAAACAGGAGATATTGTAGACAGTTTTAATCAACCTCAAAAATTAACTAATGAAGAAATCATAAGCGAAGCAACACCAGTAAGTAACAAGCACTACGACATTGCGACAACATCAATTTCAGACAATACTGTTGTACTGGGGGCGCCTAGGGAAGGGGCATATACCGCAAACTCTTTAGATAATGAACTTGGAGTCTCTGTCCTTATAAATTTGAGTATCTTCCTGCTATGTGTACTCATCTGCTTGGTACTGCTCTCTTACTATCATGCAAGACGGTGGGGAATTCCAATTCTCCATATGCTTGAATGGATTGAAAATTTAGCAAACAACCAATTGAAGAAGCCATCAGGACTGAAAAAAGGAAGAAAAATGCGCTTTCCACGTGTTTTTTCTGCGATCCATGAATCTTTAGGAATTCTTACAAACAAGTTGCAAGAGAACAAAAGACATAATGAAAAGTTAATAAAGATGAGAGAAGATTGGATTGCCGGTTTATCACATGATTTAAAAACCCCTTTAAGTTCTATGGTCGGATATGCGGTTTTATTAAGATCGCTTGACTACGAGTGGTCTGCACCTGAAATACAAAACATCGGCAACTCTCTTCATGATAAAGGAAAATATATTCAGTCATTAATAGATGACCTAAGCTTAACGTATCGATTGAAGTATGAGTCTTTGCCATTGCAAAAAGAAAAAATTGAGGTTTCTCCACTTTTAAAAGAAATTATAATCGAATTTTTTAACCACCCTGAGTTTTCTGAGTATAATGTCGAATTCAGGGATGAAACGGAAAATCCAATTTATTTTGAAATGGATACTAAGTGGTTTAAAAGAATCATTGGTAACTTGTTAGGAAACGCCATCAAACATAACAATGCTCATACAAAAATAACCGTAAGGCTATATTGTGAAGAATCGAGATTTTGCATCCGAGTAGAAGACAATGGGGAAGGTATGGATAAGGAAACCTTAGAGAATTTGTTTACTAAGTACTATAGAGGTATTTCAACTACTGCTAACCAGGAGGGGTCTGGTCTAGGACTAGCAATTACCAAACAATTAGTGGAAGCTCATAATGGAAAGATAGAAGTATTTAGCGAAAAAGAGCAAGGGACGAAAGTCAGATTGATATTCAATCTCTCAAAAACTTAA
- a CDS encoding response regulator transcription factor, whose translation MVDIDIQPNILIVDDDEDILEMLRLTFQKENFTNLTLCTNAEDALDLVKKYSFDLILLDVMLPGKSGFEILPSVRDASDAPVFFLTAKDTDFNKLTGFAFGADDYITKPFNPLEIVARAKAILKRTIYTKPKKHEQDEGIDFGYFKVNKKAAELIVEGETRECSAQLYQLLVFFCENSGRVLTKDQIYEQVWGSKGNFIDDNTIIVHIHKLRDKIEPNPSKPIFLKTVRGLGYKMVKAECTIN comes from the coding sequence ATGGTGGACATTGATATTCAACCTAATATTTTAATAGTAGACGATGATGAAGATATTTTAGAAATGCTACGTCTCACCTTTCAAAAAGAAAATTTTACAAACTTGACCCTATGTACCAATGCAGAAGATGCCCTAGATTTAGTGAAAAAATATAGTTTCGACTTAATTCTTTTAGATGTAATGCTCCCAGGTAAATCTGGATTTGAGATCTTACCTTCGGTAAGAGATGCGTCCGACGCTCCCGTTTTCTTTTTGACAGCAAAAGATACAGATTTTAATAAATTAACAGGGTTTGCTTTTGGGGCAGATGATTACATAACGAAGCCTTTTAATCCGTTAGAAATTGTGGCAAGAGCTAAAGCAATTTTAAAACGCACAATATATACAAAACCTAAAAAACATGAACAGGATGAAGGAATAGACTTTGGCTATTTTAAAGTAAATAAAAAAGCTGCAGAGTTGATTGTTGAAGGAGAGACTAGGGAGTGTTCAGCACAACTGTATCAACTGCTTGTATTTTTTTGCGAAAACTCAGGGCGAGTGTTAACAAAGGATCAGATATATGAACAGGTTTGGGGAAGTAAAGGAAATTTTATAGATGATAATACAATTATTGTACATATTCACAAGCTGAGGGATAAGATTGAACCCAATCCTTCTAAACCGATATTTTTGAAAACAGTTAGAGGATTAGGATATAAGATGGTGAAGGCAGAATGCACAATAAACTAA
- a CDS encoding MFS transporter: MTLGNSMLIPVLPLIEKKLRISSFQVSLIITVYSIVAIALIPIAGYLSDRLGRRVIMIPCLVLAGIGGVVSGWASWQMDDPFHMILVGRVLQGIGSAGAAPVVIPLIGDMFSDDKEITAGLGTIETSNTVGKVLSPIIGALLASFIWFLPFWFIPFFSLISVLLVIFLVKIPDIDNEKQSVTEFTKCVKDTFKANGKWLYAIFVIGCIIMFVLFGVLFYLSDTLETYHHIKGVKKGFFLAIPLLFLSISSFVSGKKMGQKKKLMKLVIAGGMGLLALSFVALRLQHSFLFLLLFLVFSGIGIGMALPCLDALITEGIDKGERGTITSFYSAMRFIGVAAGPPVYASVMSVSHHLVFYLSGGISLFALLIVIVFVKPEEKKESTIKYA, from the coding sequence ATGACACTAGGTAACTCAATGTTAATTCCAGTACTGCCTTTGATTGAGAAGAAACTAAGAATATCATCATTTCAGGTTTCATTAATCATAACGGTTTATTCGATTGTTGCAATTGCATTAATACCCATTGCTGGTTATTTGTCGGATCGATTAGGCAGAAGGGTTATCATGATACCTTGCCTTGTTTTAGCGGGGATAGGAGGTGTTGTATCTGGTTGGGCTTCCTGGCAAATGGATGATCCTTTTCATATGATCCTTGTCGGAAGAGTCCTACAAGGGATAGGATCTGCAGGAGCAGCTCCAGTGGTCATTCCTCTAATAGGAGATATGTTTAGTGATGATAAGGAGATCACAGCTGGGTTGGGTACAATTGAAACCTCGAATACAGTAGGAAAAGTATTAAGCCCGATAATAGGTGCTTTATTAGCATCGTTCATCTGGTTTTTACCATTTTGGTTTATTCCTTTTTTTAGCCTCATTAGTGTTTTACTTGTTATTTTCTTAGTGAAAATTCCAGATATAGATAATGAAAAACAGTCTGTTACTGAATTCACCAAATGTGTTAAAGATACTTTCAAAGCAAATGGAAAATGGCTTTACGCTATTTTTGTTATTGGATGCATTATTATGTTTGTTCTATTTGGTGTTTTATTTTACCTCTCAGACACATTGGAAACTTACCATCACATCAAAGGCGTAAAAAAAGGGTTCTTCCTTGCGATCCCTTTGCTCTTCCTCTCTATAAGCTCCTTTGTTTCCGGTAAGAAAATGGGTCAAAAGAAAAAACTAATGAAATTAGTCATTGCTGGTGGCATGGGATTATTGGCCCTTTCGTTTGTTGCATTACGATTACAACACTCATTTCTCTTTTTGCTTCTTTTCCTTGTATTTAGTGGCATCGGGATTGGGATGGCACTTCCATGTCTTGATGCTTTAATTACAGAAGGAATTGATAAAGGAGAACGTGGCACCATTACCTCCTTTTATAGTGCTATGCGATTTATTGGTGTTGCAGCAGGACCTCCAGTCTATGCGTCAGTTATGTCTGTTTCCCACCATCTTGTCTTTTATCTGTCCGGTGGGATAAGTCTATTTGCCTTACTTATCGTAATTGTCTTTGTAAAACCGGAAGAGAAAAAGGAGAGTACAATCAAATATGCTTGA
- a CDS encoding LysE family transporter yields the protein MSIFLGYIFLGLSLAAPIGPINAAQINQGIKNGFFHSWLIGLGSIVADLCFILGVFLGVVHFLEIPLMKSFLWLFGSFVLFYTAFENLGSSSQINSPNLRNKTSLSKTFMSGFLLSITNPLSILFWLGIYGSVLANTINRYDNLHLIMYGGAIILGLMIWDITMATLSSGFGKILNDRVLKTISLVSSLSLLGFAIYFGFQAFTLLFG from the coding sequence TTGAGTATATTCCTCGGTTATATTTTTCTTGGTTTGTCATTAGCTGCACCTATTGGACCAATAAATGCTGCTCAAATTAATCAAGGAATTAAGAATGGTTTTTTCCATTCTTGGTTAATTGGATTAGGTTCAATTGTGGCTGATCTTTGTTTTATTCTTGGTGTTTTTTTAGGAGTTGTGCACTTTTTAGAAATTCCTTTAATGAAGTCCTTTCTATGGCTTTTTGGTTCATTTGTTCTTTTTTACACCGCATTTGAAAATTTGGGAAGCTCGTCCCAAATAAATTCCCCTAATTTGAGAAACAAGACTTCCTTAAGCAAAACATTTATGAGTGGGTTCCTGTTATCGATTACTAATCCCCTGTCTATCCTCTTTTGGTTAGGTATATATGGATCAGTCTTAGCAAACACAATAAATCGGTATGATAATCTCCATTTAATTATGTATGGAGGAGCAATTATCCTTGGATTAATGATATGGGATATTACCATGGCCACATTATCAAGTGGTTTCGGAAAAATACTAAACGATCGTGTACTTAAAACAATTTCCCTCGTATCAAGTTTAAGCTTACTCGGTTTTGCCATTTACTTTGGGTTCCAAGCGTTTACATTACTATTTGGATAA
- a CDS encoding Ger(x)C family spore germination protein — MRLSHISKWSVFVLSLLFLTSCWSMKEIEDLGLVLGVAIDLEEEGLEENLITLTNQLAKSNSSEAGKEGGASSFKNVSETGHSLMGLTLDSLLKNKEIPLAHHIKVIVIGEDLARTTNLQQILDYFLREHEIRPSCLILIAKNRASQILETSDPSVVPSLKLAQMTTNTHKRNSKVLPPVSLLKLSREIQSESSFLLQNVISTNGEVTLEGASVFEGKTKKLKGFLTKEEVMGINWIKGNVKGGYVEIFVEKQSNPIVFEVLSMKTHIQPHVNGNNISFEVDIESEGRIGEDRGISMKPFSDDTLARAEKAIEKEVKRLVESVSEKTQEELQADVFGYRDSLRIHYPKVWKKVKKDWDQTFSEVPIEYNVKITIKDFGTIGK, encoded by the coding sequence ATGAGGCTTAGCCATATCAGTAAATGGAGCGTTTTCGTCCTTTCCCTCCTATTTCTAACTTCTTGCTGGAGCATGAAAGAAATTGAAGATTTAGGGCTTGTCTTAGGAGTAGCGATTGATTTAGAAGAAGAAGGATTAGAAGAGAACCTAATAACCCTAACCAACCAGTTAGCCAAGTCTAATAGTTCAGAAGCTGGTAAAGAAGGAGGGGCATCATCATTCAAAAATGTTTCCGAAACAGGACATTCCCTTATGGGGTTGACACTTGATTCTTTATTAAAAAACAAGGAGATCCCTTTAGCTCACCATATAAAGGTTATTGTTATTGGAGAGGACTTGGCACGAACAACAAACCTACAACAAATTCTGGATTACTTTTTAAGAGAACACGAAATAAGACCAAGTTGCCTTATTTTAATTGCCAAAAATAGAGCAAGTCAAATACTTGAGACAAGTGACCCATCTGTCGTGCCATCGCTAAAGCTTGCACAAATGACGACTAATACTCACAAAAGAAATTCTAAAGTATTACCTCCCGTATCACTCCTAAAATTGAGCAGGGAAATACAATCAGAATCTAGCTTTCTTTTGCAAAATGTAATCTCAACAAATGGAGAAGTCACATTGGAAGGAGCTTCAGTTTTTGAGGGAAAAACAAAAAAACTTAAAGGTTTCTTAACTAAGGAAGAGGTCATGGGAATTAACTGGATAAAAGGAAATGTAAAAGGCGGTTATGTAGAAATCTTTGTCGAAAAACAAAGCAATCCTATTGTATTCGAAGTATTGTCAATGAAAACTCATATACAACCACACGTGAACGGAAATAATATCTCTTTTGAGGTAGACATAGAGTCTGAAGGACGTATAGGGGAAGACAGAGGAATTTCTATGAAACCTTTTTCTGATGATACTCTAGCAAGAGCAGAAAAAGCCATTGAAAAAGAAGTGAAACGACTAGTAGAAAGTGTATCAGAAAAAACACAAGAAGAACTCCAAGCAGATGTTTTTGGATATCGAGATAGTTTAAGGATCCATTATCCTAAAGTGTGGAAAAAAGTAAAAAAAGACTGGGATCAGACATTTAGTGAAGTACCGATCGAATACAATGTAAAAATAACCATTAAAGATTTTGGAACGATTGGGAAATGA